The nucleotide window GACCACACCTACGTGGCGCCCGGCGAGACGACGCCGCGCAAGGCGGGCACCGGCGACCCGGCCGACCGCGACGTCTCCGGGTTCCCGCACACGATCGCCGGCAGCGACTTCACCACCGTCGGCGAGATCTTCTCGGCGCAGCACAACCCGGATCGCAAGAAGCCGTTCGACATCCGTACGGTGATGCGCGCGCTGTCCGACCAGGACCACGCGGTGCTGGAGCGCTGGGCGGGCATGGCCGACGCCGAGACCTCGGCGGTGCAGGACGTGCACATCGGAGGGTGGCCGGTCTGCCTGATCGGGATCGAGTCGCGGTCGGTGCCGCGGCGCGGCTTCCCGCCCACCGACGGGCCGGACACCTACACCGCGGGCACGCTGTTCCCGCGGTCGTCGAAGAAGACCGCGCGGGCGATCAACTCGGCGTCCGGCAACCGTCCGGTGGTCGTGCTGGCGAACCTCTCCGGGTTCGACGGCTCGCCGGAGTCGATGCGCAAGCTCCAGCTCGAGTACGGCGCCGAGATCGGCCGGGCGATCGTCAACTTCGACGGCCCGATCGTGTTCTGCGTGATCTCCCGGTACCACGGCGGCGCGTTCGTGGTGTTCTCCAAGGCGCTCAACCCGAACATGACGGTGCTGGCGCTGGAGGGCTCGTTCGCCTCGGTGCTCGGCGGCGCACCGGCGGCGGCCGTGGTCTTCTCCGGCGAGGTGAACAACCGCACCGCGACCGACCCCCGGGTGACCGGGCTACAGGCGCAGGTCTCGGCGGCAAGCGGCGCGGAGCGGGCGGCGCTGAACGCCCAGCTCGCCGAGGTGCAGTCGGCCGTCCGGGCGGAGAAGCTCGGCGAGGTCGCCGCGGAGTTCGACCGGGTGCACAGCATCCAGCGCGCGGTCGACGTCGGCTCGGTCGACGCGATCATCAGCGCCGCGGAGCTCCGGCCGCGGATCATCGAGGCCATCGAGCACGGCATGAAGCGGTGAGGCCCGGCGGCGTGGCGGCCCCGGGCCGCCACGCCGCTCCTAGCATGGCTTCATGACCATTGATCTGTTCGCGGGCATCCCGGTGCGTGACTACGCCGCCGCGGTCGCCTGGTACGAGCGGCTCCTCGGTGCCCCGCCGTCGTTCCTGCCCAACGACACCGAGGCGGTGTGGGAGCTCGCCGGCCACCGGTACGTGTTCATCGAGGTGCGGCCCGCGCACGCCGGGCACGCCATGCACACGCTCTTCGTCGGCGACTTCGACGCCCGCCTCTCGGACATCGCCGGGCGGGGCCTCGAGCCGGTCCAGCGGGAGACCTACGACAACGGCGTACGCAAGGCGACGTTCCGCGACCCGGACGGTAACGAGATCGGATTCGGTGGCGGGCCGGTCTGAGCCACCGCGGGTGATCGGGATACTTGTCTGATGTCGCACTACACCGCACTCCTGCGCCGCCTGGGCAACCAGCGGTGGTTCGCCGCCCTGGGCCGCCTGGTGACCCCGCTGGACCGCCGCCTGTACCGGCTGACCAACGGGCGCTGGTCGGTGATCGGCCGGCACCAGCTGCCGTCGCTGCTGCTGACCACGACCGGCCGGAAGTCGGGCCTGCCCCGCACCCAGCCGCTGCTCTACGCGACCGACGGCGACGAATACATCGTGATCGGCTCGAACTGGGGCCAGGAGCACCACCCCGCGTGGTCCGGGAACCTGCTCGCGCGGCCGGCCGCCCGGGTGACCCTCGCCGATCGCGAGTTCGGCGTGCACGCCGCCCTGGCCACCGGCGACGATCGGGAGCGGCTCTGGGAGCTGCTGCGGCGGATCTGGCCGGGCTACGCCGCGTACGCCAGGCGTGCCGAGAGAAGGCAGATCCGGATCTTCCGGCTCACGCCCGACGAGCGAGCGTCAGGCGGGTGAGCGTCAGCGGGTGAGGTCGTGCCGGCGGTGTACGGCCTTCTCGGTCAGGGCCGCCGGCAGCACCCGGCGCAGGGCGAAGGCGAACGGCGCGTTGCTGCCCACGGCGTACCGGGGCCGGGGGCGGGCCGCCTCGATCGCCTTGACGATCACCCCGGCGACGCGTTCGGCGGCGACGCCGGCGCGTTCGTTGCGGTCGAGGGCGGCCAGCATCGTCTCGAAGTCGCGCCGATGCGGGGAGTCCGGAGCTATGTACCGGGTGCGCCGCTCGCTGATGCCGGTGTTGATCGAGCCGGGCTCGACCGTGGTCAGCCAGATCCCGAACGGCGAGAGCTCGTGGCGCGCGCCGTTGCTGAAGCCCTTCAGGGCCGCCTTCGTCGCGACGTAGGAGGAGCGGTAGGAGAGCGGGAACGACGCGAGCATCGAGCCCACCATGACCACCCGCCCGTAGCCGCGTTCCCGCATGCCGGGCAGGGCGAGCTGGCTCAGCCGGACCGGCCCGAGGACGTTTACCTGGAACAGCCGGCGCAGGGCGTCGGCGGGCAGCTCCTCGAACGGGCCGGACTGGCTCTCGCCCGCGTTGTTGACCAGGATGTCGACGCCCGCGAGGCGGTCGGCCAGCGCCTCGATGGACTCCTCGGAGGAGAGGTCGAGCGCGAGGTACTCCACGCCGTCCGCCCGGCGCTCGGCGGGCAGGGACCGCGGGTCGCGGCTGGTGCCCAGGACGCGGTAGCCGCGCGCGGCGAGCGCGACGGCCGTCGCCAGGCCGATGCCGGACGAGGCCCCGGTGACAAGCGCGGTGCGATTCATCGGTGCACCATACCGGTGCGGCCAGGTGGCGGTTACCCGCACTTTAGGGTGTACGTCCCATATTCAGGGACTCTGTTGACTTATTAAACTTAACGTCGTATTCATGCTCTTTGCTCCGATTATCCGCCGCGCCCTGCCGCGCCGGCGCCACCTGGCACTGTTACTCGCCGCCGCGCTCGCCGTGCTGGGCGCGCCCGTCGCGGCGGTCGCGGACGCCAAGGCCATTCAGATGGTGTCCGCCGCGCCCGTCCCCTCGGTCGGCTTCGACGGCCTGGTGTACACCAGCACCTACGTCGGCAACACGATGTACGTGGGCGGCAGTTTCCGCAACGCGCTCGTGAACGGCAA belongs to Amorphoplanes digitatis and includes:
- a CDS encoding VOC family protein — encoded protein: MTIDLFAGIPVRDYAAAVAWYERLLGAPPSFLPNDTEAVWELAGHRYVFIEVRPAHAGHAMHTLFVGDFDARLSDIAGRGLEPVQRETYDNGVRKATFRDPDGNEIGFGGGPV
- a CDS encoding nitroreductase/quinone reductase family protein, encoding MSHYTALLRRLGNQRWFAALGRLVTPLDRRLYRLTNGRWSVIGRHQLPSLLLTTTGRKSGLPRTQPLLYATDGDEYIVIGSNWGQEHHPAWSGNLLARPAARVTLADREFGVHAALATGDDRERLWELLRRIWPGYAAYARRAERRQIRIFRLTPDERASGG
- a CDS encoding SDR family oxidoreductase, producing MNRTALVTGASSGIGLATAVALAARGYRVLGTSRDPRSLPAERRADGVEYLALDLSSEESIEALADRLAGVDILVNNAGESQSGPFEELPADALRRLFQVNVLGPVRLSQLALPGMRERGYGRVVMVGSMLASFPLSYRSSYVATKAALKGFSNGARHELSPFGIWLTTVEPGSINTGISERRTRYIAPDSPHRRDFETMLAALDRNERAGVAAERVAGVIVKAIEAARPRPRYAVGSNAPFAFALRRVLPAALTEKAVHRRHDLTR